Proteins co-encoded in one Arachis hypogaea cultivar Tifrunner chromosome 13, arahy.Tifrunner.gnm2.J5K5, whole genome shotgun sequence genomic window:
- the LOC112736874 gene encoding SWI/SNF complex subunit SWI3D — MEEKRRDAAPPPPSATADSPASEPTSTRRRAGAQKRKASSLSGNSSSSTPSKRVTRDKPSPLHHHTPPLHHNGPLTRARQIPASAAAASSSAPGSAAASASAPPAVKHSERGLGADAVALAEEIRKASERESLEASMEAAFEAIRSRGTDSHVVPSHCGWFSWTDIHPIEKFMMPSFFNGKTESRTPDIYMEIRNWVMKKFHANPNTQIEVKDLSEINVGDLDSRQEIMEFLDYWGLINYHPFPSMGSADASTSDDGEAERNSLLEKLYYFGMHQLRPPVVQKASLMTQATTSGLFPESAIAEELVKQEGPAVEMLEYHCNSCSADCSRKRYHCQKQADFDLCSDCFSNRKFGSGMSSSDFILMEPAEVAGVSGGKWTDQETLLLLEALELYKENWNEIAEHVGTKSKAQCILHFVQMPIEDAFMDCKDDVETSCKETADPAATNNDASANKDASECNENNTGDNTEGHGEASKSEEVKAKVDQEIPNQEDGVGEKTCEGTSKSEDADKVKICPEGGNDCALIALKEAFVAVGYSPEPEGPSSFAEVGNPVMALAAFLARLVGPDVAVASAHTALKSILGNSPGTELAARNSFILGDQPDNKEPTTRDSKNEEGQDGINAKQDKPISEDKDLPNDHNNMEIEDNVPEDKKQLASENGDLEKSNTSKEQAIINHEGGLDNGNGSSNSKLPNDQAPSTLHDSGGSTSKAENPPSSEELQERSLNKELSHSEVETKDMPASDLCLSDKNGLRQSVKANLAGNHPEPVEKTKNTDVVSDSVPSDKDKSQTLSSSSAGDTLQKKDSVMDVELPEKSESQPPCASVSTEHNGKENDVDMMSPSHPVGSISGAENGTKAGKDQTENGAKGEDDRTEKKDDNNFEKVKCAAVTTLAAAAVKAKILANEEEDQIRELASSLIEKQLHKLQAKLAFFSDMENLVMRVREHLERSRHKLFHERAMIIASRLGIPPSSSRGAPPNLPANRIPMNFANSLPRPQMMMNPQRPPIPRPFSTAAATIPNPLASATAAGNAVRPPSQEKLSSVGTK, encoded by the exons ATGGAGGAGAAACGTCGCGATGCCGCACCTCCACCTCCTTCCGCCACCGCCGATTCACCCGCATCTGAGCCTACATCCACGCGCCGCCGTGCCGGAGCTCAGAAGCGCAAGGCCAGCTCCCTCTCCGGAAATTCCTCCTCCTCCACGCCTTCTAAGCGCGTCACTCGCGACAAGCCCTCACCTCTCCACCACCACACTCCTCCCCTTCACCACAATGGTCCTCTCACTAGGGCGCGTCAAATCCCCGCCTCCGCCGCCGCTGCGTCGTCTTCCGCGCCCGGTTCTGCcgctgcttctgcttctgctccGCCGGCTGTGAAGCACTCGGAGCGCGGTTTAGGCGCGGACGCGGTGGCGCTGGCTGAGGAGATCAGGAAGGCGAGCGAGCGGGAGTCTCTGGAAGCTTCGATGGAAGCTGCGTTCGAAGCTATCAGATCTCGTGGAACTGATTCTCATGTCGTTCCGAGTCATTGCG GTTGGTTTTCATGGACTGATATTCATCCAATTGAAAAGTTTATGATGCCTTCTTTCTTTAATGGCAAAACTGAAAGTCGTACTCCTGATATATACATGGAGATAAGGAATTGGGTAATGAAGAAGTTTCATGCAAATCCCAACACACAAATCGAAGTGAAAGATTTGTCAGAGATTAATGTTGGAGACTTGGATTCTAGGCAAGAGATAATGGAGTTTTTGGACTATTGGGGTCTAATTAATTACCACCCTTTCCCATCTATGGGTTCTGCTGATGCCAGTACAAGTGATGATGGGGAGGCGGAAAGGAATTCCTTGCTTGAAAAATTGTACTATTTTGGAATGCACCAATTGCGTCCGCCTGTTGTTCAAAAGGCTAGCCTAATGACTCAAGCTACGACCTCTGGCTTGTTTCCGGAGTCTGCAATTGCTGAAGAATTGGTGAAACAAGAGGGGCCAGCAGTTGAGATGCTTGAGTATCATTGCAACTCTTGTTCGGCTGATTGTTCCCGCAAGCGTTACCATTGCCAGAAGCAG GCAGATTTTGATCTATGTTCCGACTGCTTTAGTAATAGAAAGTTTGGCTCCGGGATGTCCTCATCGGATTTTATACTCATGGAACCAGCTGAAGTTGCAGGAGTTAGTGGTGGAAAATGGACTGATCAGGAAACCCTCTTGCTTCTTGAAGCACTAGAACTGTATAAAGAAAATTGGAACGAAATTGCAGAGCACGTTGGCACAAAATCAAAAGCTCAATGCATTTTGCACTTTGTTCAAATGCCTATTGAGGATGCCTTTATGGATTGTAAAGATGATGTTGAAACCAGTTGTAAAGAAACAGCAGATCCAGCTGCAACTAACAATGATGCATCTGCAAATAAAGATGCTTCTGAATGTAATGAGAATAACACTGGTGATAATACCGAAGGCCATGGTGAAGCTTCTAAGTCTGAAGAGGTTAAGGCAAAAGTAGATCAGGAGATTCCGAATCAAGAGGATGGTGTGGGTGAGAAAACCTGTGAGGGAACTTCTAAATCAGAAGATGCCGATAAAGTCAAAATTTGTCCAGAAGGAGGCAATGACTGTGCCCTGATTGCTCTCAAGGAAGCATTTGTAGCTGTTGGTTATTCTCCTGAACCCGAAGGCCCATCTTCATTTGCTGAAGTTGGTAATCCTGTCATGGCATTG GCAGCTTTCCTCGCACGCTTGGTGGGTCCTGATGTGGCTGTTGCTTCAGCTCATACCGCCTTAAAATCCATTTTGGGAAATTCTCCTGGCACCGAGCTTGCTGCGAGGAATTCTTTTATTCTGGGAGATCAACCAGATAATAAGGAACCAACTACGAG GGATTCTAAAAATGAGGAAGGCCAGGATGGGATAAATGCAAAGCAGGATAAACCAATCTCAGAGGACAAAGATTTACCGAATGATCACAACAACATGGAAATTGAAGATAATGTTCCAGAAGATAAGAAACAGCTAGCTTCTGAAAATGGAGACTTGGAAAAATCAAATACTTCAAAGGAGCAAGCTATTATCAACCATGAGGGTGGGCTTGACAATGGTAATGGCTCCAGCAATTCGAAGCTACCCAATGATCAAGCACCATCCACTCTGCATGATTCTGGTGGTTCAACATCCAAGGCTGAAAATCCACCTAGTTCTGAGGAGCTACAAGAGCGAAGTTTGAATAAAGAACTGTCCCATTCAGAAGTGGAAACAAAGGACATGCCTGCTTCGGACTTGTGTCTGTCGGACAAGAATGGTCTTCGGCAGTCTGTTAAAGCTAATCTTGCAGGAAACCATCCAGAACCAGTAGAGAAAACAAAGAATACTGATGTTGTGTCTGATTCTGTGCCCTCAGACAAGGACAAGTCACAAACGCTATCTTCAAGTTCTGCTGGTGACACTCTGCAAAAGAAAGACTCCGTAATGGATGTTGAGCTGCCAGAGAAAAGTGAATCTCAGCCACCATGTGCTTCAGTTTCAACCGAACATAATGGGAAAGAAAATGATGTGGATATGATGTCTCCTTCGCATCCAGTTGGATCAATTTCTGGTGCTGAAAATGGCACAAAAGCAG GCAAAGATCAAACAGAGAATGGTGCAAAAGGAGAAGACGATAGGACGGAGAAGAAAGATGATAACAATTTTGAGAAAGTAAAATGTGCTGCAGTCACAACACTTGCTGCAGCAGCAGTAAAGGCAAAAATTCTAGCAAATGAGGAAGAGGACCAAATCCGAGAACTTGCTTCTTCATTGATAGAAAAGCAG TTGCATAAGTTGCAAGCAAAGTTGGCTTTTTTCAGCGATATGGAGAACTTAGTAATGAGGGTAAGGGAACATTTGGAGCGGTCACGGCATAAGCTTTTCCATGAGCGTGCTATGATAATTGCTTCTCGGCTTGGTATACCACCTTCCTCATCTAGAGGTGCACCACCAAACTTGCCAGCCAATAGAATTCCTATGAATTTTGCAAACTCGCTCCCAAGACCACAAATGATGATGAATCCCCAAAGACCACCAATTCCTCGACCTTTTAGCACGGCAGCTGCTACCATTCCAAACCCATTAGCATCTGCAACTGCAGCAGGAAACGCAGTTCGGCCACCGAGCCAGGAAAAACTTTCGTCTGTTGGGACAAAATAA
- the LOC112736879 gene encoding ras-related protein Rab7: MPSRRRTLLKVIILGDSGVGKTSLMNQYVNKKFSNQYKATIGADFLTKEVQFEDRLFTLQIWDTAGQERFQSLGVAFYRGADCCVLVYDVNSMKSFDNLNNWREEFLIQASPSDPENFPFVVIGNKVDIDGGNSRVVSEKKARAWCASKGNIPYFETSAKEGINVEEAFQCIAKNALKSGEEEELYLPDTIDVGTSSQQRATGCEC; the protein is encoded by the exons ATGCCTTCCAGAAGAAGAACTCTATTGAAGGTCATCATTCTCGGTGACAGCGG GGTGGGGAAGACATCTTTGATGAATCA ATATGTGAATAAGAAGTTTAGCAACCAGTACAAGGCAACCATTGGAGCGGACTTTTTAACAAAGGAGGTGCAATTTGAAGATAGGCTTTTCACCTTGCAG ATTTGGGATACAGCTGGTCAGGAAAGATTCCAAAGCCTAGGAGTTGCTTTCTACCGTGGGGCTGATTGCTGTGTTCTTGTATATGATGTTAATTCAATGAAATCATTCGACAACCTTAACAACTGGAGGGAGGAATTTCTGATTCAG GCTAGTCCTTCCGATCCAGAGAATTTTCCTTTTGTTGTTATAGGAAACAAGGTAGATATTGATGGTGGAAACAGTAGAGTG GTTTCGGAAAAGAAGGCTCGGGCTTGGTGTGCATCAAAAGGAAATATCCCATATTTTGAGACATCTGCCAAGGAAGGTATTAACGTTGAAGAAGCATTCCAGTGCATAGCCAAGAATGCCCTGAAAAGTGGGGAAGAAGAGGAATT ATACCTACCCGACACAATTGATGTTGGAACCAGCAGTCAGCAACGGGCAACAGGTTGTGAATGCTGA